In one Saccharibacillus brassicae genomic region, the following are encoded:
- a CDS encoding carbohydrate ABC transporter permease: protein MNLLMQSVFLGPSLLFFVVIVVIPFFLGMYYSFTDWNGVAVTVNWVGARNFTAMFADTKFWASFWFTIRFTLAVVILTNVIAFLLALLLVQPLKMRNLLRTLFFIPNVIGGLLLGFIWQFIFIRGFAAVGRATGIGFFNLEWLGTEATGFWGIVIVFVWQAAGYMMIIYIAGLMNVDRSLIEAAEIDGAGYMQKLRFITFPLIMPAITVCLFLSMSNAFKMFDLNLSLTRGGPFGSTESLALNIYTEAFTNSNYGLGTAKALLFFVIVAAVSSLQVWFTKRREVQS from the coding sequence ATGAATTTACTGATGCAGAGCGTATTTCTGGGTCCGTCGCTGCTTTTCTTCGTCGTTATCGTCGTCATCCCGTTTTTCCTGGGCATGTATTACTCGTTCACGGACTGGAACGGAGTCGCGGTTACGGTGAACTGGGTAGGGGCACGCAACTTTACCGCGATGTTCGCGGATACGAAATTTTGGGCTTCCTTCTGGTTCACCATTCGATTTACGTTGGCGGTCGTTATCCTGACCAACGTGATCGCGTTCCTGCTCGCCCTGCTGCTCGTGCAGCCGCTCAAGATGCGCAACCTGCTGCGGACGCTCTTCTTCATCCCGAACGTCATCGGCGGCCTGCTGCTCGGCTTCATCTGGCAGTTCATCTTCATCCGCGGCTTCGCGGCCGTCGGCAGAGCGACCGGCATCGGCTTTTTCAACCTTGAATGGCTCGGCACGGAAGCGACCGGCTTCTGGGGCATCGTCATCGTGTTCGTCTGGCAGGCGGCCGGCTACATGATGATCATCTACATCGCCGGACTGATGAACGTCGACCGTTCGCTGATCGAAGCGGCGGAGATCGACGGAGCGGGGTATATGCAAAAACTGCGCTTCATCACGTTCCCGCTGATCATGCCGGCTATCACGGTCTGCCTGTTCCTGTCGATGTCCAACGCTTTCAAAATGTTCGACCTCAACTTGTCGCTGACGAGAGGCGGGCCGTTCGGTTCGACCGAATCGCTGGCGCTCAACATCTACACCGAGGCGTTCACGAACAGCAACTACGGACTGGGCACGGCGAAAGCGCTTCTGTTCTTCGTCATCGTCGCCGCCGTCTCGTCGCTGCAAGTCTGGTTCACGAAGAGAAGGGAGGTACAGTCCTAA
- a CDS encoding carbohydrate ABC transporter permease has translation METGRKYSGRTLLLEVIAVLLALLFLVPFYFVVVNSLKKFADILKDSAALPKAVTFDNFTRAWEILEFPKAFTNSLVITILANVLLALFCSMAAYRLVRHPSRFNNIVFMAFVAAMVIPFQSIMIPLVRVAANLNLTGNLPGLIICYLGFGASLTIFLFHGFVKSVPIEVEEAGIMDGCSPFGVFFRIVVPLLKPMIVTVFILNTLWIWNDFLLPLLIVGGNADLRTIPLATNAFFSQYTKQWDLALAGLLMGIAPIIIFFLALQKHIIAGIAAGAVKG, from the coding sequence ATGGAGACGGGTCGCAAATATTCCGGACGAACGCTGCTGCTTGAAGTGATCGCCGTCCTGCTGGCGCTGCTGTTCCTCGTTCCGTTCTACTTCGTCGTCGTCAATTCGCTCAAGAAGTTCGCCGACATTCTCAAGGACTCGGCCGCGCTTCCCAAAGCGGTCACCTTCGACAACTTTACGCGGGCCTGGGAAATCCTCGAGTTTCCAAAAGCTTTCACCAACTCGCTCGTCATTACGATTCTGGCGAACGTGCTGCTGGCGCTGTTTTGTTCGATGGCCGCGTACCGGCTGGTCCGGCACCCGAGCCGCTTCAACAACATCGTGTTCATGGCGTTCGTCGCCGCGATGGTCATTCCGTTCCAGTCGATCATGATTCCGCTGGTCCGCGTCGCGGCCAACCTGAATCTGACCGGCAACCTGCCGGGACTCATCATCTGTTACCTCGGCTTCGGCGCTTCATTGACCATTTTCCTGTTCCACGGCTTCGTAAAATCGGTACCGATCGAAGTCGAGGAAGCGGGCATCATGGACGGCTGCTCACCGTTCGGCGTCTTTTTCCGAATCGTCGTGCCGCTGCTCAAGCCGATGATCGTCACCGTGTTCATCCTGAACACGCTCTGGATCTGGAACGACTTCCTGCTGCCGCTCCTGATCGTCGGGGGCAACGCGGATCTGCGCACGATTCCGCTGGCCACGAACGCGTTCTTCTCGCAGTATACGAAGCAGTGGGATCTGGCGCTCGCGGGACTGTTGATGGGCATCGCGCCGATCATCATCTTCTTCCTCGCGCTGCAAAAGCATATCATTGCCGGCATCGCGGCAGGCGCGGTCAAAGGTTGA
- a CDS encoding ABC transporter substrate-binding protein: MKKTSFLTMALLLMVSLLAACGGGGAMPNPETGATGGTGTTAGTTDSGGDGDAPASDVTLKMFQFKVEIADAMEKLLAEYKKETGVNITIETVGGGADYGAALKAKFASGDEPDIFNNGGYNEAQLWKDRMEDLSDQPWVADLTDNVKDPMTMDGKLYGLPMNIEGYGFLYNKALFEQAGITEIPTTLTALREAAQKLKDAGIVPFENGYQEWWVIGQHLVNDAYAKQADPDKFIADWREGKTSVADNEIFNQWIDLVDLTMEFSNDRPLTTDYNTQMTEFASGMAAMTQQGNWTQVQIDGIDPEVEIGILPMPINDDVALNDNIFVGVPNNWVVNKDSANKEEAKKFLNWMVTSETGKRYTVEEFKFIPALKTITYEPEQLGDIAAGIQEYVQADKTLGWQWPKLPDGTSQEFGALMQAYVAKKITKEELFKQMDETVLKLAKK; the protein is encoded by the coding sequence ATGAAAAAAACGAGCTTTCTCACCATGGCGCTGCTGCTGATGGTTTCGCTGCTCGCCGCCTGCGGAGGCGGAGGCGCCATGCCGAATCCGGAGACCGGCGCGACCGGAGGAACCGGCACGACGGCAGGGACGACGGATTCGGGCGGAGACGGCGACGCGCCGGCTTCCGACGTTACGCTCAAGATGTTCCAGTTCAAAGTCGAAATCGCCGACGCGATGGAGAAACTGCTGGCCGAATACAAAAAAGAAACCGGCGTCAACATCACGATCGAAACGGTCGGCGGCGGCGCGGATTACGGCGCGGCCCTCAAAGCGAAGTTCGCTTCGGGCGACGAGCCGGACATTTTCAACAACGGCGGCTACAACGAAGCGCAGCTGTGGAAAGACCGTATGGAAGATCTGTCCGATCAGCCGTGGGTAGCCGATCTGACCGACAACGTCAAAGATCCGATGACGATGGACGGCAAGCTGTACGGCCTGCCGATGAACATCGAAGGGTACGGCTTCCTGTACAACAAAGCGCTGTTCGAACAGGCGGGCATCACCGAAATTCCGACGACGCTTACCGCCCTGCGCGAAGCGGCCCAGAAGCTCAAAGACGCCGGCATCGTGCCGTTCGAGAACGGCTACCAGGAATGGTGGGTCATCGGCCAGCATTTGGTCAATGACGCGTATGCCAAGCAGGCCGATCCGGACAAGTTCATCGCCGACTGGAGAGAAGGCAAGACGTCCGTAGCGGACAACGAAATCTTCAACCAGTGGATCGACCTCGTCGATCTGACGATGGAATTCAGCAACGATCGTCCTCTGACGACCGACTACAACACGCAAATGACCGAATTCGCTTCCGGCATGGCAGCGATGACGCAGCAGGGCAACTGGACGCAGGTCCAGATCGACGGAATCGATCCGGAAGTCGAAATCGGCATCCTGCCGATGCCGATCAACGACGACGTCGCGCTGAACGACAACATCTTCGTCGGCGTGCCGAACAACTGGGTCGTGAACAAAGACTCGGCGAACAAAGAAGAAGCGAAAAAGTTCCTCAACTGGATGGTGACATCCGAGACAGGCAAACGCTACACGGTCGAAGAATTCAAATTCATCCCGGCGCTCAAGACGATCACGTACGAACCGGAACAGCTCGGCGACATTGCCGCAGGCATCCAGGAATACGTACAGGCCGACAAGACGCTCGGTTGGCAGTGGCCTAAGCTGCCGGACGGCACAAGCCAGGAATTCGGCGCCCTGATGCAAGCCTATGTAGCGAAGAAGATCACGAAGGAAGAACTGTTCAAACAGATGGACGAAACGGTTCTGAAATTGGCTAAAAAGTAA
- a CDS encoding LysR family transcriptional regulator — MDTRNIRYFLAVYEHLHFTRAAEQLGISQPTLSQQIRALEAEVGIPLFDRIGKKVVVTEAGKMLKHYGTKMLQAEMDIQTAATELRSGSQGEIRLAALPSDLDFRLVPLFVRFKTKYPDTRLQVISTIFAYEEVLGHKVDLGIGLQGPADDRLTRIPLCSEPYGLLVRAGSKLAGRKRITLADLRSHPLVMYPKGYVGRDLVDETCRRQGFELTTAMETDSAVSLLQLVSAGIGAAVQPVGLIGQNGGAYPDIVAVPLSGEVPVRHLELTYYTDRFLTGAQRELIRWLTDFFAPMRPLP, encoded by the coding sequence ATGGATACGCGCAATATCCGGTATTTTCTCGCCGTATACGAGCATCTGCATTTTACGCGGGCCGCCGAGCAGCTCGGCATCTCCCAGCCGACGTTAAGCCAGCAGATCCGCGCGCTCGAAGCGGAAGTCGGCATTCCGCTGTTCGATCGGATCGGCAAAAAAGTCGTCGTTACCGAAGCGGGCAAAATGCTGAAACATTACGGCACCAAGATGCTGCAGGCGGAAATGGACATCCAAACGGCCGCGACGGAACTCCGCTCGGGCAGTCAGGGCGAGATTCGCCTCGCGGCGCTGCCTTCGGATCTCGATTTTCGCCTCGTGCCGCTGTTCGTCCGGTTCAAGACCAAATACCCCGACACGCGCCTGCAGGTGATCTCGACCATTTTCGCGTACGAGGAAGTGCTCGGGCACAAGGTCGATCTGGGCATCGGGCTGCAGGGTCCGGCAGACGACCGGCTCACCCGTATTCCGCTCTGCTCGGAGCCGTACGGCCTGCTCGTTCGCGCAGGCAGCAAGCTGGCCGGCCGCAAACGGATCACGCTTGCGGACCTGCGCAGCCATCCGCTCGTCATGTATCCCAAAGGCTACGTGGGCCGCGACCTCGTCGACGAGACCTGCCGCAGGCAGGGCTTCGAATTGACGACGGCGATGGAGACCGATTCGGCCGTCTCGCTGCTCCAGCTCGTGTCCGCCGGGATCGGCGCGGCGGTGCAGCCGGTCGGACTGATCGGGCAGAACGGCGGCGCTTACCCGGATATCGTCGCCGTGCCGCTCTCCGGAGAAGTGCCGGTGCGGCATCTGGAACTGACCTATTACACGGATCGGTTCCTGACCGGCGCGCAGCGGGAACTGATCCGCTGGTTGACCGACTTTTTTGCGCCAATGAGACCTTTGCCCTGA
- a CDS encoding CynX/NimT family MFS transporter yields the protein MRKIYLILAIVVAALNLRPLMTSAAPLLATIQSHLGMSGTAASLLTTLPVLCMGLFAPLAAGISGRIGLERTIWAALLLITGMTALRGIGESVSLLIMTAVAGGIGISLAGPLLSAFIKKYFPAHPAVVSVYSAAMTAGAALSSGLSVPLYERSGQHLPFALAIWALPGLAALLIWAALARRRSESAARMPYALPLRSRQARRLTLFFGLMAGIFYSVTAWIAPIAVSLGYTPGEAAVCLTVFALIQIPVSLIVPGIVAKFGQTRIVLLLCSTFELAGIVLLLAGAPALLAAVSLGLGAGGLFPLALMLPIAEAKSPEEAGGWAAMTQGGGYVIGALGPLAIGLLHDAAGTFAAPLSLLLVMIAAMMGVQWKMTGGANARRAD from the coding sequence ATGAGAAAAATTTATTTGATCCTGGCGATTGTGGTCGCGGCGTTGAACCTGCGTCCGCTGATGACTTCGGCTGCGCCTTTGCTCGCCACGATCCAGAGCCATCTCGGCATGAGCGGCACCGCCGCGAGCCTGCTGACGACGCTGCCGGTGCTGTGCATGGGCTTGTTCGCGCCGCTTGCGGCGGGTATCAGCGGCCGGATCGGCCTGGAACGCACGATCTGGGCAGCGCTGCTGCTCATTACGGGCATGACGGCGCTCCGCGGCATCGGCGAATCGGTATCGCTGCTGATTATGACAGCCGTCGCCGGCGGAATCGGCATCAGCCTGGCCGGTCCGCTGCTGTCCGCTTTTATCAAGAAATATTTCCCCGCCCATCCCGCGGTCGTCAGCGTCTATTCCGCGGCGATGACAGCCGGAGCGGCACTCTCGTCCGGTCTGTCCGTGCCGCTGTACGAGCGCAGCGGGCAGCATCTGCCGTTCGCTTTGGCCATCTGGGCGCTGCCGGGCCTGGCGGCGCTGCTGATCTGGGCGGCGCTGGCCCGCCGCCGCAGCGAATCGGCCGCGCGGATGCCGTACGCGCTGCCTTTGCGCAGCCGGCAGGCGAGGCGGCTGACGCTGTTCTTCGGCCTTATGGCCGGCATCTTCTATTCGGTGACGGCGTGGATCGCGCCGATCGCGGTCAGTCTCGGCTATACGCCGGGCGAAGCCGCCGTATGTCTGACCGTGTTCGCCTTGATCCAGATTCCGGTATCGCTGATCGTGCCCGGAATCGTAGCGAAGTTCGGGCAGACAAGAATCGTCCTGCTGCTGTGCAGCACGTTCGAATTGGCCGGGATCGTCCTGCTGCTGGCCGGCGCTCCCGCGCTGCTGGCCGCCGTCAGCCTCGGCCTCGGCGCCGGCGGACTGTTCCCGCTTGCGCTGATGCTGCCGATCGCGGAAGCGAAGTCGCCGGAAGAAGCCGGCGGCTGGGCGGCGATGACCCAGGGCGGCGGCTACGTGATCGGCGCGCTGGGCCCGCTCGCGATCGGGCTGCTGCACGATGCCGCCGGCACATTTGCCGCGCCGCTGTCGCTGCTGCTCGTCATGATTGCGGCGATGATGGGAGTTCAATGGAAGATGACCGGCGGCGCGAACGCCCGCCGGGCGGATTGA
- a CDS encoding GTP-binding protein: MNQSYAQPAGEDRRIPVTVLSGYLGSGKTTLLNHVLNNRTGLRVAVIVNDMSEVNIDADLIRGGGGLSRIDEKLVEMSNGCICCTLREDLLTEVERLAEEGRFDYILIESTGIGEPVPVAQTFSYVDEENGIDLTQLTRLDTMVTVVNAAEFWTDYQSREKLRDRGQEVEAEDERSIVDLLVEQVEFCDVLILNKCDLVEPAELDRLEQVLRSLQPTATFIRSINGQVDAAEILNTGKFDFERASVSAGWIQELEREEHAPETEEYGIHSFVYKRKVPFHPERFGRWLARWPEAVVRSKGIVWMAFDNRKAYSFSQAGRSKEFTSAGMWVSALTPEEREFYFGEGESLENSPDWDDRWGDRVTKLVLIGIGMDREAIERSLDAALLTDAELEQDWQTFPNPFKPVRA, encoded by the coding sequence ATGAACCAATCTTACGCACAACCGGCAGGCGAAGACCGGCGCATCCCCGTTACCGTTCTCAGCGGCTATCTGGGTTCCGGCAAGACGACGCTGCTCAACCATGTGCTCAACAACCGGACCGGACTCCGGGTCGCCGTGATCGTCAACGACATGAGCGAAGTGAATATCGACGCGGACCTGATCCGGGGCGGCGGCGGACTGTCGCGGATCGACGAGAAGCTGGTCGAGATGTCGAACGGCTGCATCTGCTGCACGCTGCGCGAAGACCTGCTGACGGAAGTGGAGCGGCTGGCGGAAGAAGGACGCTTCGACTATATCCTGATCGAATCGACGGGTATCGGCGAGCCGGTGCCGGTAGCGCAGACGTTCAGCTACGTGGACGAGGAGAACGGCATCGACCTGACGCAGCTGACGCGGCTCGATACGATGGTGACGGTCGTGAACGCGGCGGAATTCTGGACCGATTACCAATCGCGCGAGAAGCTGCGGGATCGCGGGCAGGAAGTCGAGGCGGAAGACGAACGGAGCATCGTCGACCTGCTGGTCGAACAGGTGGAGTTCTGCGACGTGCTCATTTTGAACAAATGCGATCTGGTGGAACCGGCCGAGCTGGACCGTCTGGAACAGGTGCTGCGCAGCCTTCAGCCGACGGCGACCTTTATTCGCTCCATCAACGGGCAGGTCGATGCGGCGGAGATTCTCAACACCGGCAAGTTCGATTTCGAACGCGCCAGCGTCTCGGCGGGCTGGATTCAGGAGCTGGAGCGGGAAGAACATGCGCCGGAGACGGAAGAGTACGGGATTCATTCTTTTGTGTATAAAAGAAAAGTGCCGTTCCATCCCGAACGCTTCGGCCGCTGGTTGGCGCGCTGGCCGGAAGCGGTCGTGCGTTCCAAAGGCATCGTCTGGATGGCGTTCGACAACCGCAAAGCGTATTCGTTCAGCCAGGCCGGCCGCTCGAAAGAATTCACGAGCGCAGGCATGTGGGTCTCGGCGCTGACGCCGGAAGAGCGGGAGTTCTATTTCGGCGAAGGCGAATCGCTGGAGAATTCCCCGGATTGGGACGACCGCTGGGGCGACCGCGTGACGAAGCTTGTACTGATCGGCATCGGCATGGACCGGGAAGCGATCGAACGGTCGCTGGATGCGGCGCTGCTGACCGATGCGGAGCTGGAGCAGGATTGGCAGACGTTCCCGAATCCGTTCAAACCGGTTAGGGCTTAG
- a CDS encoding helix-turn-helix domain-containing protein — protein sequence MLHLEGRALQEIADILHQTRQTIGEYVCRYPNGGLSKLKLYHSPGKPLLHTPQKKKQLAEALKNQIADDLGFEVKGT from the coding sequence TTGCTGCATCTGGAAGGGAGAGCGTTACAAGAAATTGCGGACATTTTGCACCAGACTCGCCAGACGATTGGCGAATATGTATGCCGCTACCCAAACGGTGGCTTAAGCAAGCTTAAGTTGTATCATTCTCCGGGCAAACCACTTTTACACACACCCCAAAAGAAAAAACAATTAGCCGAAGCCCTAAAAAACCAAATTGCAGATGATCTGGGTTTTGAAGTAAAAGGCACTTAG
- a CDS encoding glucose-1-dehydrogenase, translating to MYPDLEGKTVIVTGAASGLGKSIALRLGREKANVVINYHSNHDGVEDMIKEIEAAGGKAIDVQASSSEEDGVKKLIQAAHDTFGGLDIMINNAGKENEVESHKLSLEDWNQVINLNLTGYFLGSREAIAYMLEHNIKGTVINMSSVHEIIPWPHFVHYAASKGGVKMMTETLALEYAPKGIRVNSIGPGAINTPINKKKFEDPEQKKQVESMIPMGYVGEPEEIAAVAAWLSSSESSYVTGITLFADGGMTKYPSFQGGKG from the coding sequence ATGTATCCGGATCTGGAAGGAAAAACGGTGATCGTCACCGGAGCCGCATCGGGCCTCGGCAAATCGATCGCTCTGCGGCTCGGCCGCGAGAAAGCGAACGTCGTCATCAATTACCACAGCAATCACGACGGGGTCGAAGACATGATCAAGGAAATCGAGGCAGCCGGAGGCAAAGCGATCGACGTGCAGGCCAGTTCTTCGGAAGAAGACGGCGTCAAAAAGCTGATCCAGGCCGCGCACGATACGTTCGGCGGACTCGACATCATGATCAACAACGCCGGCAAGGAGAACGAAGTCGAATCGCACAAGCTGTCGCTCGAAGACTGGAATCAGGTCATCAATCTCAATCTGACCGGCTATTTCCTCGGCAGCCGCGAAGCGATCGCGTACATGCTGGAACATAACATCAAAGGTACGGTCATCAACATGTCCAGCGTGCACGAGATCATTCCATGGCCTCACTTCGTGCATTACGCGGCGAGCAAAGGCGGGGTCAAGATGATGACCGAGACGCTTGCGCTGGAGTACGCGCCGAAAGGCATCCGGGTCAACTCGATCGGTCCCGGTGCGATCAATACGCCGATCAACAAGAAGAAATTCGAAGATCCCGAGCAGAAAAAACAGGTCGAGAGCATGATTCCGATGGGTTACGTAGGCGAACCCGAGGAAATTGCCGCGGTCGCGGCCTGGCTCTCGTCGTCGGAATCCAGCTACGTGACGGGTATCACGCTGTTTGCCGACGGAGGCATGACCAAATATCCTTCGTTCCAAGGCGGAAAAGGATAA
- a CDS encoding glycoside hydrolase family 13 protein, translated as MNPKWWKESVVYEIYIKSFMDANGDGVGDLAGVLSKLDYLQELGIDVLWLTPVFDSPDHEGGYDIRDYRKIMDKFGTMDDFDRLLEEAHGRSMKIMLEMPLNHTSNEHPWFEQSRSSKQSDKRNYYIWREGRGSGFPNNWGSYFGGSVWEFDADTEEYYMHLYSHRQPNLNWQNEQVREEAYQIVKWWADKGVDGFHFNSIAHVVKTEGHDDEETGNSQHLPVERAYQMFSSLDKVNGIVKRLHDELGADYDIVAIGEAAGLDPSQTLDSIGDEPGQANMVLNSDHMLLSHASQGIARWTTQSWTLLDIKNAISHWQTVLHDQGWNANYLADHDQPRSVCRFGHTGEYRELSAKMLATLLMTLEGTPSIYQGEELGMVGGVFRTAADFRDEETLNFLDHARKSGMVEEEALKIARRNTRDAGRTPMQWASSPGAGFTTGEPWIGVAPDYEAINAASAVADPNSVFHYYKKLIELRKVSRTLLYGEYRLLLPLDKDIYAYTRTFEDETLMIVLNFFGGTPTFHCPERLCERPRELILSNYEPGEVQAHTFEMRPYEAAVYRLG; from the coding sequence ATGAATCCGAAATGGTGGAAAGAAAGCGTCGTTTACGAGATCTATATCAAAAGCTTCATGGACGCAAACGGAGACGGGGTCGGCGATCTGGCCGGCGTGCTCTCGAAGCTGGATTATTTGCAGGAACTCGGCATAGACGTGCTGTGGCTGACGCCCGTATTCGATTCGCCCGACCATGAAGGCGGTTACGATATTCGGGATTACCGGAAAATCATGGACAAGTTCGGCACGATGGACGATTTCGACCGGCTGCTGGAAGAAGCGCACGGCCGCAGCATGAAGATCATGCTGGAGATGCCGCTGAACCATACGTCGAACGAACATCCGTGGTTCGAGCAATCGCGCTCTTCCAAGCAAAGCGACAAACGCAATTATTATATTTGGCGCGAAGGCCGCGGGTCGGGCTTTCCGAACAACTGGGGTTCGTATTTCGGCGGTTCGGTGTGGGAGTTCGACGCCGATACCGAAGAATATTATATGCATCTGTACAGCCACCGGCAGCCAAACCTGAACTGGCAGAACGAACAGGTGCGCGAAGAAGCGTACCAAATCGTCAAATGGTGGGCGGACAAAGGCGTGGACGGCTTCCATTTCAACTCGATCGCCCACGTCGTCAAGACCGAAGGCCACGACGACGAAGAGACCGGGAATTCGCAGCATCTGCCGGTTGAGCGGGCGTATCAGATGTTCTCAAGTCTGGACAAGGTAAACGGAATTGTAAAAAGACTGCATGACGAACTCGGCGCGGACTACGATATCGTGGCGATCGGGGAAGCGGCGGGCCTCGATCCGTCGCAGACGCTCGATTCGATCGGCGACGAGCCGGGCCAGGCGAACATGGTGCTCAACTCCGACCATATGCTGCTCAGCCATGCGTCCCAGGGCATCGCGCGCTGGACGACGCAGTCCTGGACGCTGCTCGATATCAAGAACGCCATCAGCCATTGGCAGACCGTGCTGCACGATCAGGGCTGGAACGCCAACTACCTCGCCGACCACGACCAGCCGCGTTCGGTCTGCCGGTTCGGCCATACGGGCGAATACCGCGAATTGTCGGCCAAGATGCTGGCGACGCTGCTCATGACGCTCGAAGGCACGCCGTCCATCTATCAGGGCGAAGAACTCGGCATGGTCGGCGGCGTGTTCCGAACGGCGGCCGATTTCCGCGACGAAGAGACGCTGAACTTCCTCGACCATGCGCGCAAAAGCGGCATGGTCGAAGAAGAAGCGCTCAAGATCGCGAGGCGCAATACCCGCGATGCCGGCCGTACGCCGATGCAGTGGGCATCTTCGCCGGGAGCGGGCTTCACGACCGGCGAGCCGTGGATCGGCGTCGCGCCGGATTACGAGGCGATCAACGCCGCTTCGGCCGTAGCCGACCCGAATTCGGTCTTCCACTACTACAAGAAGCTGATCGAGCTGCGCAAAGTCAGCCGGACGCTGCTCTACGGCGAATACCGCCTGCTGCTGCCGCTCGACAAAGACATCTACGCGTACACGCGCACGTTCGAAGACGAGACGCTGATGATCGTGCTGAACTTTTTCGGCGGCACGCCGACGTTCCACTGCCCGGAGCGGCTGTGCGAACGCCCGCGCGAGCTGATCCTCAGCAACTACGAACCCGGCGAAGTGCAGGCGCACACGTTCGAGATGCGGCCTTATGAGGCGGCGGTGTATCGGTTGGGTTAA
- a CDS encoding alpha-N-arabinofuranosidase: protein MSRLAASNLKARMIVDKAFRISEIDERIYGSFIEHLGRAVYGGIYEPDHPTADEHGFRGDVKQLIRDLRVPIVRYPGGNFVSGYDWEDGVGPVADRPKRLELAWRTLEPNYVGTNEFMRWAKDAGTDVMMAVNLGTRGIDAARNLVEYCNHPGGSRYSDLRKSHGFAEPHKIKMWCLGNEMDGPWQIGHKTAEEYGRLALETGKAMRLIDPDIELVSCGSSSTGMPTFPSWEADTLDHTYEVADFVSLHQYYGNRDDDSANYLARGMDMDHFIHTVISTTDFIKAKKRSKKTMKLSFDEWNVWYHSNEADAQIDRNPWSVAPPQLEDVYNFEDALLVGSMLMTFLRRADRVKSACLAQLVNVIAPIMTENGGRSWKQTIYYPYLHASIYGRGVSLKPVVDSPKYDAKDYTDVPYLDTAVVHNEEEDTLTIFALNRHLTEALDLTCDVRSFEGYAIEEHIVLENDDLKAVNTADSEKVAPHNRGASELKDGIVSGRLAKASWNVIRLRKRG, encoded by the coding sequence ATGAGCAGATTGGCAGCATCTAACCTGAAAGCCAGAATGATCGTCGATAAGGCGTTCCGCATTTCCGAGATTGACGAGCGCATCTATGGATCGTTTATCGAACACCTGGGCCGTGCCGTGTACGGAGGCATTTACGAGCCGGACCATCCGACCGCCGACGAGCACGGTTTCCGCGGCGACGTGAAGCAGTTGATCCGCGACCTGCGAGTGCCGATCGTCCGTTATCCGGGCGGCAACTTCGTCTCGGGCTACGATTGGGAAGACGGCGTGGGACCGGTCGCAGACCGCCCGAAACGCCTCGAACTCGCCTGGCGCACGCTTGAGCCGAACTACGTCGGAACGAACGAGTTCATGCGCTGGGCCAAAGACGCCGGCACCGACGTCATGATGGCCGTCAACCTCGGGACGCGGGGCATCGACGCCGCGCGCAATCTGGTCGAATACTGCAACCATCCGGGCGGAAGCCGCTACAGCGACCTGCGCAAAAGCCACGGATTCGCGGAGCCGCACAAGATCAAGATGTGGTGCCTCGGCAACGAAATGGACGGACCGTGGCAGATCGGGCACAAGACGGCGGAAGAGTACGGACGTCTCGCGCTGGAGACGGGCAAAGCGATGCGCCTGATCGATCCGGATATCGAACTCGTCTCCTGCGGCAGCTCCAGCACCGGCATGCCGACGTTCCCTTCGTGGGAAGCGGACACGCTGGACCATACGTACGAAGTGGCCGATTTCGTCTCGCTGCACCAGTATTACGGCAACCGCGACGACGACTCGGCGAACTATCTGGCGCGCGGGATGGACATGGACCACTTTATCCATACGGTTATCTCGACGACGGACTTTATCAAGGCGAAGAAACGCAGCAAAAAAACGATGAAGCTCAGCTTCGACGAATGGAACGTCTGGTACCACTCCAACGAAGCGGACGCGCAGATCGACCGCAATCCGTGGAGCGTGGCGCCGCCGCAGCTCGAAGACGTCTACAACTTCGAAGACGCGCTGCTCGTCGGCAGCATGCTGATGACGTTCCTGCGCCGCGCGGACCGCGTCAAGTCGGCCTGCCTCGCGCAGCTCGTCAACGTTATCGCGCCGATCATGACGGAGAACGGCGGACGTTCGTGGAAGCAGACCATCTACTATCCGTACCTGCACGCTTCCATCTACGGACGCGGCGTCTCGCTCAAGCCGGTCGTCGACTCGCCGAAGTACGACGCCAAAGACTATACCGACGTGCCGTACCTCGATACCGCCGTCGTGCATAACGAAGAAGAAGACACGCTGACGATCTTCGCGCTCAACCGTCACCTGACCGAAGCGCTCGACCTGACGTGCGACGTGCGCAGCTTTGAAGGTTATGCGATCGAAGAACATATCGTGCTGGAGAACGACGACCTCAAAGCCGTCAACACGGCCGACAGCGAGAAAGTCGCTCCGCATAACCGCGGCGCTTCCGAGCTCAAAGACGGCATCGTAAGCGGCCGTCTGGCCAAAGCGTCGTGGAACGTGATTCGCCTGCGCAAGCGCGGCTGA